From Pseudonocardia autotrophica, one genomic window encodes:
- a CDS encoding TroA family protein, which translates to MSRPTAGAAMGGGRAFVDATGTPVPLRGPVQRVVATDPEVGALLVELGARVIGCAGPLDGAEPVGAERAPDPQAVAALRPDAIVTGLSDGRHDLADPAVLGRLRQAAPVVAVDLARRAATAADLRALLGAVNPPPHRSRGRHED; encoded by the coding sequence ATGAGCCGACCCACCGCCGGAGCTGCCATGGGTGGTGGCCGGGCGTTCGTCGACGCCACCGGCACCCCGGTGCCGCTGCGCGGGCCGGTGCAGCGGGTCGTGGCGACGGATCCCGAGGTCGGAGCGCTGCTGGTGGAGCTGGGTGCCCGGGTGATCGGCTGCGCCGGGCCCCTCGACGGCGCCGAGCCGGTCGGTGCCGAGCGCGCGCCCGATCCGCAGGCCGTCGCGGCGCTGCGGCCGGACGCGATCGTCACCGGGCTCAGCGACGGACGGCACGATCTCGCCGATCCCGCGGTGCTGGGCCGGCTGCGGCAGGCCGCGCCGGTCGTCGCGGTGGACCTGGCCCGCCGCGCCGCGACCGCCGCCGACCTGCGCGCACTGCTCGGTGCGGTGAACCCGCCCCCGCACCGCTCGCGCGGGCGGCACGAGGACTGA
- a CDS encoding FBP domain-containing protein, with translation MSVPAETRIRRAMTNCSKGEASRMTLPAWVRDLDPDHLDDVHGWRDPKAPERAVLLVPTDHGPAGIMLRTATGTARTAAMCALCRTTHSVGGVALFAAPRQGAAGRHGDTVGTYICADLGCARHVRVEHPTAALRPAPGTTTDERRIGLRERAVEFVGAVTGSRA, from the coding sequence GTGAGCGTCCCCGCCGAGACCCGGATCCGCCGGGCCATGACCAACTGCTCCAAGGGCGAGGCGAGCCGGATGACCCTGCCGGCCTGGGTCCGCGACCTCGATCCCGATCATCTCGACGACGTGCACGGCTGGCGGGACCCGAAGGCACCGGAACGGGCCGTGCTACTGGTCCCGACCGACCACGGACCGGCCGGGATCATGCTCCGCACGGCCACCGGGACCGCCCGCACCGCTGCGATGTGCGCGCTCTGCCGGACCACCCACTCGGTCGGCGGGGTCGCGCTGTTCGCCGCGCCGCGCCAAGGCGCGGCGGGCCGGCACGGCGACACCGTCGGCACCTACATCTGCGCCGATCTCGGCTGCGCCCGGCACGTGCGGGTGGAGCACCCGACGGCGGCCCTGCGCCCCGCCCCCGGGACCACCACCGACGAGCGCCGGATCGGGTTGCGGGAGCGGGCGGTGGAGTTCGTCGGCGCCGTCACCGGCAGCCGGGCGTGA
- a CDS encoding GuaB3 family IMP dehydrogenase-related protein, protein MRDLVEIGMGREARRAYDLGQIEIVPSRRTRSSKAVSTAWQLDAYRFDIPLVTHPTDAVVSPSSAVRVSELGGLAVLNAEGLWARHGDAEGALARVVEAATGDEPDTALALLQELHQAPIQPDLIAEALRPLRDGSHTVAARVSPQRARELTPALLAAGVELLVVQGTIVSAEHVSDGEPLNLKDFIADLDVPVVAGGVGDYRTALHLMRTGAAGVIVGYGQSTATTTDEVLGVGVPMATAIVDAAAARRDYLDETGGRYVHVIADGGIGTSGDIARAVACGADAVMLGEQLAEATEAPAGGLYWTSSAAHPSLPRSEVTGLGRSGRALEQVLFGPTDSPYGTTNLFGALRRAMAKTGYSDLKEFQRVGLNLRT, encoded by the coding sequence GTGCGTGACCTCGTGGAGATCGGGATGGGCCGGGAGGCCCGTCGTGCCTACGACCTCGGCCAGATCGAGATCGTGCCGTCGCGGCGGACCCGCAGCTCGAAGGCGGTGTCGACGGCCTGGCAGTTGGACGCCTACCGGTTCGACATCCCGCTGGTGACCCACCCGACCGACGCGGTGGTCTCGCCGTCGTCGGCGGTGCGGGTCAGCGAGCTGGGTGGGCTGGCGGTGCTGAACGCCGAGGGCCTCTGGGCCCGGCACGGTGACGCCGAGGGCGCACTGGCCAGGGTGGTGGAGGCCGCGACCGGCGACGAGCCGGACACGGCGCTGGCGCTGCTGCAGGAGCTGCACCAGGCGCCGATCCAGCCGGACCTGATCGCGGAGGCGTTGCGCCCGCTGCGCGACGGCTCGCACACGGTCGCCGCCCGGGTCAGCCCGCAGCGGGCCCGTGAGCTGACCCCGGCGCTGCTCGCCGCCGGTGTCGAGCTGCTCGTGGTGCAGGGCACCATCGTCTCGGCCGAGCACGTCTCCGACGGCGAGCCGCTGAACCTGAAGGACTTCATCGCCGACCTGGACGTCCCGGTCGTCGCCGGCGGGGTCGGCGACTACCGCACCGCGCTGCACCTGATGCGCACCGGCGCGGCCGGCGTGATCGTCGGGTACGGGCAGTCGACCGCCACCACCACCGACGAGGTGCTGGGGGTGGGCGTGCCGATGGCGACCGCGATCGTCGACGCCGCCGCGGCCCGCCGTGACTACCTGGACGAGACCGGCGGCCGGTACGTGCACGTGATCGCCGACGGCGGCATCGGCACCTCCGGCGACATCGCCCGCGCCGTGGCCTGTGGTGCGGACGCGGTGATGCTCGGCGAGCAGCTCGCCGAGGCCACCGAGGCGCCGGCCGGGGGCCTCTACTGGACGTCGTCGGCGGCGCACCCGTCGCTGCCGCGCTCCGAGGTGACCGGCCTGGGCCGGTCCGGGCGGGCGCTGGAGCAGGTGCTGTTCGGCCCGACCGACAGTCCGTACGGCACGACCAACCTGTTCGGTGCGCTGCGCCGGGCGATGGCCAAGACCGGCTACTCGGACCTCAAGGAGTTCCAGCGGGTCGGGCTGAACCTGCGCACCTGA
- the guaB gene encoding IMP dehydrogenase yields MTSEIGGLPDKFAMLGLTFDDVLLLPAESDVVPSAADTSSQVTRRVRVQVPLVSSPMDTVTESRMAIAMARAGGLGVLHRNLSPEAQAAQAEVVKRSEAGMVTDPVTCSPDATLADVDALCAKFRISGVPVTGEGGKLVGIITNRDMRYEVDQERSVAEVMTRAPLVTAKVGVTAEAALGLLRRHKLEKLPIVDGDDVLRGLITIKDFNKTEQYPLATKDPDGRLVVAAAVGVGDDAYARAMLLVEAGVDVLMVDTAHGHSRRVLETVAKLRAEVGDQVDVVGGNVATYEGALALVEAGADAVKVGVGPGSICTTRVVAGVGAPQITAIYEATRACAPAGVPVIGDGGIQYSGDVAKAIAAGASTVMLGSLLAGTAESPGEVVLVGGKQFKTYRGMGSLGAMQGRAGAAGRSYSKDRYAQDDVLSEDKLVPEGIEGRIPFRGPLSSVVHQLGGGLRSGMGYVGAQTIPELQQARLVRITAAGLKESHPHDITMTVEAPNYAAR; encoded by the coding sequence ATGACGAGCGAGATCGGCGGCCTGCCCGACAAGTTCGCGATGCTCGGCCTGACGTTCGACGACGTCCTGCTGCTCCCTGCCGAGTCGGATGTGGTGCCCAGCGCCGCCGACACCTCGAGCCAGGTCACCCGGCGCGTCCGGGTCCAGGTTCCGCTGGTGTCGTCCCCGATGGACACCGTCACCGAATCCCGGATGGCCATCGCCATGGCCCGGGCCGGTGGGCTGGGAGTGCTGCACCGCAACCTGTCCCCGGAGGCCCAGGCGGCCCAGGCGGAGGTGGTCAAGCGGTCCGAGGCCGGCATGGTCACCGATCCGGTGACCTGTTCGCCCGACGCGACGCTGGCCGACGTCGACGCGCTGTGCGCCAAGTTCCGGATCTCCGGGGTACCGGTGACCGGCGAGGGCGGCAAGCTCGTCGGCATCATCACCAACCGGGACATGCGCTACGAGGTCGACCAGGAGCGGTCGGTCGCCGAGGTGATGACCAGGGCACCGCTGGTGACGGCGAAGGTCGGGGTGACGGCGGAGGCGGCCCTCGGGCTGCTGCGCAGGCACAAGCTGGAGAAGCTGCCGATCGTCGACGGCGACGACGTGCTGCGCGGCCTCATCACGATCAAGGACTTCAACAAGACCGAGCAGTACCCGCTGGCCACCAAGGACCCGGACGGGCGGCTCGTGGTCGCCGCGGCGGTCGGTGTCGGTGACGACGCCTACGCGCGCGCCATGCTGCTGGTCGAGGCCGGCGTGGACGTGCTGATGGTCGACACCGCGCACGGGCACTCCCGGCGGGTGCTGGAGACCGTCGCGAAGCTGCGCGCCGAGGTCGGCGACCAGGTCGACGTCGTCGGCGGGAACGTCGCCACCTACGAGGGTGCGCTGGCGCTCGTCGAGGCCGGGGCGGACGCCGTCAAGGTCGGTGTGGGGCCGGGCTCGATCTGCACGACCCGGGTCGTCGCCGGTGTCGGTGCGCCGCAGATCACCGCGATCTACGAGGCCACCAGGGCCTGCGCCCCGGCGGGCGTCCCGGTGATCGGCGACGGCGGTATCCAGTACTCGGGTGACGTCGCCAAGGCGATCGCGGCCGGTGCGTCGACGGTGATGCTCGGCTCGTTGCTCGCGGGTACCGCGGAGTCGCCGGGTGAGGTCGTCCTGGTGGGCGGCAAGCAGTTCAAGACCTACCGCGGGATGGGATCGCTGGGCGCGATGCAGGGGCGGGCCGGCGCGGCCGGGCGCTCCTACTCCAAGGACCGCTACGCGCAGGACGACGTGCTCAGCGAGGACAAGCTGGTCCCGGAGGGCATCGAGGGGCGGATCCCGTTCCGCGGGCCGCTGTCGTCGGTGGTGCACCAGCTGGGCGGCGGTCTGCGCTCGGGCATGGGCTACGTCGGCGCGCAGACGATCCCGGAGCTGCAGCAGGCACGCCTGGTCCGGATCACCGCGGCCGGGCTGAAGGAGAGCCACCCGCACGACATCACGATGACCGTCGAGGCGCCGAACTACGCCGCCCGCTAG
- a CDS encoding DUF5319 domain-containing protein, which produces MSPEALPPDPFAGDPDDPARSMGALDDHAEITGSVSGDPDGPPLTEADRGEILADLADLAVYQALLSGRGVRGIVVDCADCGEQHFHEWNLLRASLQQLLDEGRMRPHEPAYDPDPAHYVTWEYCRGYADATLADD; this is translated from the coding sequence GTGTCACCAGAGGCGCTGCCACCGGACCCGTTCGCCGGAGACCCGGATGACCCTGCGCGCTCCATGGGGGCGCTGGACGATCACGCCGAGATCACCGGATCGGTCTCCGGTGACCCCGATGGCCCACCGCTGACCGAGGCCGACCGAGGCGAGATCCTTGCCGATCTCGCCGATCTCGCCGTCTACCAGGCGCTGCTGTCCGGCCGTGGGGTCCGGGGCATCGTCGTCGACTGCGCCGACTGCGGTGAGCAGCACTTCCACGAGTGGAACCTGCTGCGCGCGAGCCTGCAGCAGCTGCTCGACGAGGGCCGGATGCGGCCGCACGAGCCGGCCTACGATCCCGATCCCGCGCACTACGTCACCTGGGAGTACTGCCGCGGGTACGCGGACGCGACGCTCGCCGACGACTGA
- a CDS encoding anti-sigma-D factor RsdA, protein MRDDQGPVGPGSPPPSGDGWERPPAPVTRGRFGEPRTGRHGGPNGPDGSNGPNGYGYTHPSGHNGHPAPQPVGRRFAELDDEGPVDLVELQADDELINALSSGLGLSGPGRQGYDVDDRLVAMLSSWKDEVDREPVPELVGTDEAVEMLQPAKPSRKVSFLRPLVAAAAVAACALAVVSISAHEAVPGDTLWGVSKVLYSERAEQVQAASDLRQGIERVNAKLAVGDTVGAQQDLASLGPLVDKVGPDDQTYFEQQNRFLTAKVAETPPGTPTDPRSPLRDGTPAPPPPVSEGRPDPDVPARPQQPSPPPGPTSPGGGTTGGEGSSGPADPSGSTDPRVLSGPEGDTPDPSATTRPDPTEPSPTTEGSADPTTTTSSTRPTASGEGSTDPDEPASSTATGAVSSSPN, encoded by the coding sequence ATGCGTGACGACCAGGGTCCGGTCGGTCCGGGCTCGCCTCCGCCGTCCGGGGACGGCTGGGAGCGACCGCCGGCACCGGTGACCCGCGGCCGCTTCGGCGAGCCGCGCACGGGCCGCCACGGTGGCCCGAACGGCCCCGACGGCTCCAACGGCCCCAATGGTTACGGCTACACCCATCCCTCCGGCCACAACGGGCACCCCGCCCCGCAGCCGGTCGGCAGGCGGTTCGCCGAGCTCGACGACGAGGGGCCGGTCGACCTGGTCGAGCTGCAGGCCGACGACGAGCTGATCAACGCGCTGTCCTCGGGGCTCGGCCTGTCCGGCCCCGGCCGCCAGGGTTACGACGTCGACGACCGGCTGGTCGCGATGCTGTCGTCCTGGAAGGACGAGGTCGATCGCGAACCGGTCCCGGAGCTCGTCGGCACCGACGAGGCCGTCGAGATGCTGCAGCCGGCGAAGCCGTCGCGGAAGGTCTCCTTCCTGCGCCCGTTGGTCGCCGCCGCGGCGGTGGCCGCCTGTGCGCTCGCCGTCGTCTCGATCAGTGCGCACGAGGCGGTGCCGGGCGACACGCTCTGGGGCGTCTCGAAGGTGCTCTACAGCGAACGCGCCGAGCAGGTGCAGGCCGCGTCCGACCTGCGGCAGGGCATCGAGCGGGTCAACGCGAAGCTCGCGGTCGGTGACACGGTGGGTGCCCAGCAGGATCTGGCCTCGCTCGGCCCGCTGGTCGACAAGGTCGGCCCGGACGACCAGACCTACTTCGAGCAGCAGAACCGGTTCCTGACCGCGAAGGTCGCCGAGACGCCGCCCGGCACCCCGACCGATCCGCGGTCGCCGCTGCGCGACGGCACGCCGGCTCCGCCGCCGCCGGTGTCGGAGGGTCGTCCGGATCCCGACGTGCCGGCGCGGCCGCAGCAGCCCTCCCCGCCGCCGGGGCCGACCAGCCCGGGTGGTGGCACCACCGGTGGTGAGGGCAGCTCCGGCCCGGCCGATCCCAGTGGATCGACCGATCCCCGGGTGCTGTCCGGCCCGGAGGGGGACACGCCCGACCCGTCCGCGACGACGCGACCGGATCCGACGGAGCCGTCGCCGACGACCGAGGGCTCGGCCGATCCGACGACCACCACGTCGTCGACCCGGCCGACGGCCTCCGGTGAGGGCAGCACCGACCCGGACGAGCCGGCGTCGTCCACCGCGACCGGGGCGGTCAGCAGCAGTCCCAACTGA